A single genomic interval of Mycolicibacterium holsaticum DSM 44478 = JCM 12374 harbors:
- a CDS encoding RND family transporter: protein MQRLAALVVRWPWAVIGVWVAMAIALPLTFPSLGEMAQKHPLSILPSDAPSSVTAAKMAEAFPEPGSDNLLVIAFINETGLTPADEATYRDVVDALRDDITDVVSVQDFVSTPQLRPFLTSDDKSTWVLPVGLEGELGTPRAFESFNRVAEIVRHEIPDGPLAVHLTGPAATVADLTVAGEQDRLPIEIAIAVLVLGVLLVVYRNVVTMLLPLVTIGSSLLIAQSVVAGLSELTGAGVSNQSIVFLSAIMAGAGTDYAVFLISRYHDYLRSGDDYDHAVKAAMSSIGKVIAASAATVGLTFLLLNFAQMGVFKTVGASASIGIGVAFLAAVTLLPAILVLAGPRGWIQPRRELTARFWRRSGIRIVRRPVTHLVVSVLVLALLGGISVMARYNYDDRKVLPASASSSVGYAALERHFPVSQSVPEYVLVQSPHDLRTPRALADLEQMASRIAQIPGVGLVSGITRPLGEVPAEFRATYQAGLVGDRLADGSDQISERAGDFNRLTNGANTLADSLADVRGQINAIAPSLQDLITTFSAVRTEYGGDRLVRDVEIAAKLVASVNALGNSMGFNFAAVKDMFAWIGPVLAALQGNAICDANPSCRDTRMQFERLVAAREDGGLDEINTLAHQLQDVDDRKTLNEAVNKLNAAMANVAKAVNAIGLDQPGGAEAGLTELQRGANRLATGSREVAGGVDELVKQVKVIAAGLNEASTFLLTLRNNAADPAQAGFNIPAEVLNLPNFQDAAKAYISPDGRSVQYLIQTELNPYTPEAMDQVNEIHDVATGAQPNTMLADATISMGGFPVALRDTRDYYQQDIRFIIAATLIVVMLTLMVLLRAMIAPLYLVGSVVVSYFAAIGIGVLTFQVVLGQELHWSVPPLAFVVLVAVGADYNMLFVSRLRDESPHSVRFGVIRTLGSTGGVITAAGLIFAASMAGLLFSSIGIVVQGGFVIGVGILLDTFVVRTITVPAIATLVGRANWWPSRVGPRQTEHLQPSSTS, encoded by the coding sequence ATGCAGCGGCTAGCGGCCCTGGTGGTGCGGTGGCCCTGGGCGGTGATCGGGGTCTGGGTCGCCATGGCGATCGCGCTCCCGCTGACGTTCCCGTCGCTGGGTGAGATGGCGCAGAAGCATCCGCTCAGCATCCTGCCCAGCGATGCGCCGTCCAGCGTCACGGCCGCGAAGATGGCCGAGGCCTTTCCCGAGCCGGGTTCGGACAACCTCCTGGTCATCGCGTTCATCAACGAAACCGGGCTCACACCCGCCGACGAAGCCACCTACCGCGACGTGGTGGACGCGCTGCGCGACGACATCACCGACGTGGTGTCCGTGCAGGACTTCGTCAGCACCCCGCAACTGCGGCCGTTCCTGACCAGCGACGACAAGTCGACCTGGGTGCTGCCGGTGGGCCTCGAGGGCGAGTTGGGCACCCCGCGGGCCTTCGAATCGTTCAACCGGGTCGCCGAGATCGTCCGGCACGAAATTCCCGACGGTCCGCTCGCTGTGCACCTCACCGGCCCGGCCGCCACCGTCGCGGACCTCACCGTCGCGGGGGAACAGGACCGCCTGCCGATCGAGATCGCCATCGCCGTGTTGGTGCTCGGGGTGTTGTTGGTGGTGTACCGCAACGTGGTGACGATGCTGCTGCCGCTGGTGACGATCGGGTCGTCGCTGCTGATCGCACAGTCCGTGGTGGCGGGGCTGTCGGAACTGACCGGCGCGGGCGTCTCCAACCAGTCGATCGTGTTTCTGAGCGCGATCATGGCCGGGGCCGGAACGGATTACGCGGTGTTTCTCATCAGCCGCTACCACGACTATCTGCGATCGGGCGACGATTACGACCACGCCGTCAAGGCGGCGATGAGCTCGATCGGCAAGGTGATCGCCGCATCGGCCGCCACGGTGGGGCTCACGTTCTTGCTGTTGAACTTCGCGCAGATGGGGGTGTTCAAGACCGTCGGCGCGTCGGCGTCGATCGGGATCGGTGTCGCGTTCCTGGCCGCGGTGACGCTGCTGCCGGCGATCCTGGTGCTCGCCGGACCGCGCGGCTGGATTCAGCCGCGACGCGAACTGACTGCCCGGTTCTGGAGGCGTTCGGGCATCCGGATCGTGCGCCGGCCGGTGACCCACCTGGTCGTCAGCGTGCTCGTGTTGGCCCTTCTGGGCGGCATCTCGGTGATGGCCCGATACAACTACGACGACCGCAAGGTGCTCCCCGCCTCGGCGTCGAGTTCGGTCGGGTATGCCGCGCTGGAACGCCACTTCCCGGTCAGCCAGTCCGTTCCCGAATACGTTCTGGTCCAGTCGCCGCATGACCTGCGCACACCGCGGGCGCTGGCGGACCTGGAGCAGATGGCGTCGCGCATCGCGCAGATACCGGGCGTCGGGCTGGTCAGCGGCATCACCCGGCCCCTCGGTGAGGTGCCCGCCGAATTTCGGGCCACCTACCAGGCGGGCCTCGTCGGTGACCGGCTGGCCGACGGCTCCGATCAGATCAGCGAACGCGCAGGGGACTTCAATCGACTGACGAACGGGGCCAACACGCTGGCCGACAGCCTCGCCGACGTCCGCGGTCAGATCAACGCGATCGCGCCCAGCCTCCAGGACCTGATCACGACGTTCTCCGCGGTGCGCACCGAATACGGCGGCGACCGGTTGGTGCGCGACGTGGAGATCGCGGCCAAGCTCGTCGCCAGCGTCAACGCGCTCGGCAACTCCATGGGCTTCAACTTCGCCGCCGTCAAGGACATGTTCGCCTGGATCGGTCCGGTTCTGGCCGCGCTGCAGGGCAACGCGATCTGCGACGCGAACCCGTCCTGCCGAGACACCCGCATGCAGTTTGAGCGGCTCGTCGCTGCGCGTGAAGACGGCGGTCTCGACGAGATCAACACCCTGGCGCATCAGTTGCAGGATGTCGACGACAGAAAAACCCTCAACGAGGCGGTCAACAAGCTCAACGCCGCGATGGCCAACGTCGCCAAGGCGGTCAACGCCATCGGGCTGGACCAGCCCGGCGGCGCCGAAGCCGGGCTGACCGAACTGCAGCGGGGCGCCAACCGGCTCGCCACTGGAAGCCGGGAAGTCGCGGGTGGGGTCGACGAACTCGTCAAGCAGGTCAAGGTGATCGCGGCCGGGCTCAACGAGGCGTCGACGTTTCTGCTCACGCTGCGCAACAACGCCGCCGACCCGGCCCAGGCCGGGTTCAACATCCCGGCCGAGGTGCTGAACCTGCCGAACTTCCAGGACGCCGCCAAGGCCTACATCTCACCCGATGGCCGCTCGGTGCAGTACCTGATCCAAACCGAGCTCAACCCGTACACCCCCGAGGCGATGGATCAGGTCAACGAGATCCACGACGTCGCCACCGGCGCGCAGCCCAACACCATGCTGGCCGACGCCACGATATCGATGGGTGGTTTTCCCGTCGCGCTGCGCGACACCCGTGACTACTACCAACAGGACATCCGGTTCATCATCGCCGCGACCCTCATCGTGGTCATGTTGACGTTGATGGTGTTGCTGCGCGCGATGATCGCCCCGCTGTACCTCGTCGGTTCCGTCGTGGTCTCCTACTTCGCGGCGATCGGCATCGGCGTGCTGACGTTCCAAGTCGTGTTGGGGCAGGAATTGCATTGGAGTGTCCCGCCATTGGCTTTCGTGGTGCTGGTGGCCGTCGGCGCCGACTACAACATGCTGTTCGTGTCACGGCTGCGCGACGAATCACCGCACAGCGTGCGGTTCGGCGTCATCCGGACGCTGGGTTCCACGGGCGGTGTGATCACCGCGGCGGGTTTGATCTTCGCCGCATCGATGGCCGGTCTGCTGTTCTCCAGCATCGGCATAGTGGTGCAAGGCGGTTTCGTGATCGGCGTCGGGATCCTGTTGGATACCTTCGTGGTGCGCACCATCACGGTTCCCGCCATCGCGACTCTGGTCGGGCGCGCGAACTGGTGGCCGTCGCGGGTCGGGCCGCGCCAGACCGAGCATCTCCAACCGAGCTCGACGAGCTGA
- a CDS encoding condensation domain-containing protein, which translates to MQIGKITVGALDDWTLKPGLLTSWHPTPAAVEKARSAPQSSAPVSYMQGQHLRNYYERTAAGLNFSRQMITSCDVTGQCDIAAMDQAVNAYLRRHDTFRSWFAPAGDGEFIRHSIQDPADIEFVPVHHGALTVDEIRAHVVDIPTPLEWGCFTFGIVQNEDHFTFFAAMDHVHGDATLIGTTMLEANGMYSAFSGGGAALTLPDAGSYDEFCLRERERTSPMTVDSPEVRAWIDFADANGGGFPEFPLPLGNPLETTSSDITTEVLMNPAQTERFEAACATAGARFVGGLFACLAQVEHELTGALTYYGLTPRDSRSATDNFMTQGWFTGLIPITVPIGAASFGDAAWTAQNSFDSNLNMAKVPYYRVLELAPWLSWPQPNFPVSNFFHAGAAPLNAVLAAADMGLADNIGVYSDDRFSYQLTIYIFRYGEGTVMAIMHPANAVAEKSIARYMATMRSVCELVADRGHWGRVA; encoded by the coding sequence TTGCAGATCGGCAAAATCACGGTTGGCGCACTGGATGATTGGACGCTGAAACCGGGCCTGCTCACCTCCTGGCATCCGACCCCCGCGGCCGTCGAAAAGGCCCGCAGCGCGCCGCAAAGTTCGGCGCCGGTCAGCTACATGCAGGGCCAGCATCTGCGCAACTACTACGAACGCACCGCCGCCGGGCTGAATTTCTCCCGTCAGATGATCACCAGCTGCGACGTGACCGGGCAGTGCGATATCGCGGCGATGGATCAGGCCGTCAACGCATACCTGCGCCGCCACGACACCTTCCGCAGCTGGTTCGCACCCGCCGGTGACGGTGAGTTCATCCGCCACTCCATCCAAGATCCGGCCGACATCGAATTCGTGCCGGTTCACCACGGCGCACTGACGGTCGACGAGATACGCGCACATGTGGTGGACATACCGACGCCATTGGAGTGGGGCTGCTTTACTTTCGGAATCGTCCAGAACGAGGACCACTTCACCTTTTTCGCCGCCATGGATCACGTCCACGGGGATGCGACATTGATCGGCACCACAATGCTTGAAGCCAACGGAATGTATTCGGCATTCAGCGGCGGCGGTGCGGCCCTCACCCTTCCCGACGCGGGCAGCTATGACGAGTTCTGCCTGCGTGAACGCGAACGTACTTCGCCGATGACCGTGGATTCGCCCGAAGTCCGGGCGTGGATTGATTTCGCCGACGCCAATGGTGGTGGCTTTCCTGAATTCCCGCTGCCGCTTGGTAATCCGCTGGAGACGACGAGCAGCGACATCACCACAGAAGTCCTGATGAACCCCGCCCAGACCGAACGTTTCGAAGCGGCTTGCGCGACCGCCGGTGCGCGCTTCGTCGGAGGCTTGTTCGCCTGCCTGGCCCAGGTCGAGCACGAGCTGACCGGTGCGCTGACCTATTACGGGCTCACCCCGCGCGACTCCCGCTCAGCCACGGATAACTTCATGACCCAAGGCTGGTTCACCGGCCTGATTCCGATCACCGTGCCGATAGGCGCCGCGTCATTCGGCGATGCCGCCTGGACCGCACAGAATTCCTTCGACTCGAACCTGAATATGGCAAAGGTGCCGTACTACCGCGTTCTGGAGTTGGCGCCGTGGCTGAGTTGGCCGCAGCCGAATTTCCCCGTTTCCAATTTTTTCCACGCCGGCGCCGCCCCGCTCAACGCGGTTCTGGCGGCCGCCGATATGGGTCTTGCGGACAATATCGGGGTCTATTCGGATGACCGGTTCTCATACCAGCTCACCATTTACATATTTCGTTATGGCGAGGGCACAGTCATGGCCATCATGCATCCCGCCAATGCGGTCGCCGAGAAATCGATCGCACGGTATATGGCGACAATGAGGTCGGTGTGCGAACTGGTCGCCGACCGCGGGCACTGGGGGCGTGTCGCATAG
- a CDS encoding flavin reductase family protein, giving the protein MSSTNLSPSTLREAFGHFPSGVIAIAAEVDGTRVGLAASTFVPVSLEPPLVSFCVQNTSTTWPTLKDLPSLGISVLGESHDEAARTLAAKTGDRFAGLQTVSRESGAVFIDGTSVWLESSIEQLIPAGDHTIVILRVSDIIVHADVAPIVFHRSTFRRLGT; this is encoded by the coding sequence ATGAGTTCCACCAACCTCAGCCCATCCACCCTGCGCGAAGCGTTCGGGCACTTTCCGTCGGGCGTCATCGCGATCGCCGCCGAGGTCGACGGCACCCGGGTGGGCCTCGCCGCAAGCACGTTCGTCCCGGTGTCGCTGGAGCCGCCGCTGGTGTCGTTCTGCGTGCAGAACACCTCGACCACCTGGCCCACGCTCAAAGACCTGCCGTCACTGGGCATCAGTGTGCTGGGCGAGTCGCATGACGAGGCGGCGCGCACGCTGGCCGCCAAGACCGGAGACCGGTTCGCCGGTCTGCAGACCGTGTCGCGGGAGTCCGGTGCGGTCTTCATCGACGGGACCAGCGTCTGGTTGGAGAGCTCGATCGAACAGCTGATCCCCGCGGGTGATCACACCATCGTGATTCTGCGGGTCAGCGACATCATCGTGCACGCCGACGTGGCGCCGATCGTGTTTCACCGCAGCACATTTCGCCGCCTAGGCACATAG
- a CDS encoding AMP-binding protein → MTTTTSESTTSESSILSILHGRASMRPDDIGFTFTDYSRDPAGRAESLTWSQLARRTMNLARELQRHGSPGDRAVILAPQGLDYVVGFLGAMQAGLVAVPLPLPHPGAGHDRVTAVLADTAPAVALTTSAAADGVGELVAVPGSDKTPTIVEVDSLNLDTLDTAAGPGFTPAQWPSIAYLQYSSGSTRVPAGVMISHRNLTVNFEQLMRGFFAQSPLPPDAALVSWLPFYHDMGLMLGICAPIMTGRRAVLMSPAAFLERPARWMRALAENIHAFSSAPNFAFDLAARRTTDEDLDGLDLGAMTGIASGAERVEPATLHRFVDRFAHFNVRDHMMRPAYGLAEATVFVAAGTWNESSPAGQFDTAELGAGRVRTAVAGSGTALVAYRVPQSPTLRIVDGETHRECAQDEIGEIWLHGENVSQGYWRKPAEAQTSFGATLVEPSAGTPHGPWLRTGDLGFIYEGQLFIVGRIKDLLIVRGRNHYPEDIEATVHEVTRGRVAAIAVPVNGTEKLVTIIELKMPTTPGEDAMRRFSAVKGDVTAAISNTHGLSVEDLVLVPAGSIPTTTSGKVRRTACVEQYQQNGFARLDAANGFGDGGAE, encoded by the coding sequence GTGACAACAACAACGTCTGAGTCGACAACGTCTGAGTCGTCGATCCTGTCGATACTGCACGGTCGGGCCAGCATGCGTCCCGACGACATCGGGTTCACGTTCACCGATTACAGCCGCGACCCGGCCGGCCGCGCCGAGAGCTTGACGTGGTCCCAGCTGGCGCGTCGCACCATGAACCTGGCCCGCGAGCTCCAGCGGCACGGTTCACCCGGTGACCGAGCGGTGATACTGGCCCCGCAGGGCCTGGACTATGTCGTGGGCTTCTTGGGAGCCATGCAGGCCGGGCTCGTGGCGGTGCCGCTTCCGTTGCCGCATCCGGGGGCCGGCCACGACCGGGTGACCGCGGTCCTTGCCGATACAGCGCCCGCGGTTGCGCTCACGACGTCGGCGGCCGCCGACGGTGTCGGCGAGCTCGTCGCCGTCCCGGGTTCGGACAAGACGCCGACGATCGTCGAGGTCGATTCGTTGAACCTGGACACCCTCGACACCGCCGCCGGGCCCGGGTTTACGCCCGCGCAGTGGCCGAGCATCGCGTACCTGCAGTACAGCTCGGGGTCGACCCGGGTGCCGGCCGGGGTGATGATTTCGCACCGCAACCTCACGGTGAATTTCGAGCAGCTGATGCGGGGCTTTTTCGCCCAATCCCCGCTCCCGCCGGACGCCGCGCTTGTCTCGTGGCTGCCGTTCTACCACGACATGGGTTTGATGCTCGGGATCTGCGCACCCATCATGACCGGCCGTCGCGCCGTGCTGATGAGCCCTGCGGCGTTCCTGGAGAGGCCGGCCCGGTGGATGCGGGCGCTGGCCGAGAACATCCACGCGTTCTCCTCGGCCCCGAACTTCGCGTTCGACTTGGCCGCCCGCAGGACAACCGACGAGGATCTGGACGGGCTCGACCTCGGCGCGATGACGGGCATCGCCAGCGGCGCCGAACGCGTCGAACCGGCCACGCTGCACCGCTTCGTCGACCGGTTCGCGCACTTCAATGTGCGCGACCACATGATGCGCCCGGCGTATGGGTTGGCCGAGGCGACGGTCTTCGTGGCGGCGGGGACCTGGAACGAGTCCTCGCCGGCCGGGCAGTTCGATACCGCAGAACTCGGCGCAGGGCGGGTGCGAACCGCCGTGGCAGGCAGCGGCACGGCGCTCGTCGCCTACCGGGTGCCGCAGTCCCCGACGCTGCGCATCGTCGACGGTGAGACGCACCGCGAATGCGCCCAGGACGAGATCGGCGAAATCTGGCTGCACGGCGAGAACGTCTCGCAGGGATACTGGCGCAAGCCGGCCGAGGCGCAGACCAGCTTCGGCGCAACGCTTGTCGAGCCCTCAGCTGGGACACCGCACGGGCCGTGGTTGCGAACCGGCGACCTCGGCTTCATCTACGAGGGACAGCTGTTCATCGTCGGGCGGATCAAGGATCTGTTGATCGTGCGGGGACGCAACCACTATCCCGAAGACATCGAGGCAACGGTGCACGAGGTCACCCGCGGTCGGGTCGCGGCGATCGCGGTTCCGGTGAACGGCACCGAGAAACTGGTCACCATCATCGAACTCAAGATGCCAACCACGCCCGGCGAGGACGCGATGCGCCGCTTCAGTGCGGTCAAAGGCGATGTCACCGCGGCGATATCCAACACCCACGGCCTGAGCGTGGAAGATCTCGTGCTGGTCCCGGCCGGTTCGATTCCCACCACGACGAGCGGCAAGGTGCGGCGCACCGCATGCGTCGAGCAGTATCAGCAGAACGGGTTCGCGCGACTGGACGCGGCAAACGGGTTCGGCGACGGCGGCGCGGAGTAG
- the pe gene encoding acyltransferase PE produces the protein MKRRLAYGTALITFGATGCFGFGVASADEAPAPPPGPTSSDAPPALGTPGRAYALGGAHVLGIPYDEYIMRTGADWFPELDRQIVDYPAGQVQGHTLERLFPGISRLDDSFPGLGIDGPSVGESVDVGTPNVINAVRAGGQGTVIGLSEGAMVLNDVQAKLAYDPAAPPPDQLSFAMYGDPVARHAFGESFLTQMFPVGSVVPSLDYRVPPPVESQYDTYQFVSAYDSIADWPDRPDNWISVANAIVGLATGHTAVAFTKPSMVPPQNIRTTVNSRGAKTTTFMIPEEHLPLVMPFKYLGVPQETLIKLDAVLKPYVDAGYSRNDNPLTAPITVDPVNGYDPAEVTAPATQAAFGGAADPLSQLLSGLQYVLNNQPQPGSQPGPTHPEQHASDHGQ, from the coding sequence ATGAAGCGACGTCTCGCATACGGCACCGCGCTGATAACTTTCGGCGCCACAGGCTGTTTCGGTTTCGGTGTCGCGTCGGCCGACGAAGCGCCTGCCCCGCCGCCTGGCCCGACATCCTCTGACGCCCCGCCGGCGTTGGGCACCCCGGGCCGGGCGTACGCGCTGGGCGGCGCCCACGTGCTGGGCATTCCCTACGACGAATACATCATGCGCACCGGCGCCGACTGGTTCCCCGAACTGGACCGGCAGATCGTCGACTATCCCGCCGGGCAGGTCCAGGGGCACACCCTGGAACGCCTCTTTCCCGGCATCAGCCGACTGGATGACTCCTTTCCCGGCCTGGGCATCGACGGTCCGAGCGTCGGTGAATCAGTCGACGTCGGCACTCCCAACGTCATCAACGCCGTCCGGGCGGGCGGACAAGGCACCGTGATCGGCTTGTCGGAGGGCGCGATGGTGCTCAACGACGTGCAGGCGAAGCTCGCCTACGACCCGGCCGCGCCGCCACCGGACCAGTTGAGCTTCGCGATGTACGGGGACCCGGTGGCCCGGCACGCGTTCGGCGAGAGTTTCCTGACCCAGATGTTCCCGGTCGGCAGCGTCGTGCCCTCACTGGACTACCGGGTACCGCCGCCGGTGGAAAGCCAGTACGACACGTATCAGTTCGTCTCGGCCTACGACAGCATCGCCGACTGGCCGGACCGACCGGACAACTGGATTTCGGTCGCCAACGCGATCGTCGGCCTCGCCACCGGGCACACCGCGGTCGCGTTCACCAAACCGAGCATGGTGCCGCCGCAAAACATCCGGACCACCGTCAACTCCAGGGGCGCGAAAACGACGACGTTCATGATCCCCGAGGAGCATCTGCCGCTGGTGATGCCGTTCAAGTACCTCGGGGTGCCGCAGGAAACGCTGATCAAGCTCGACGCGGTGCTCAAGCCCTACGTGGACGCGGGCTATTCCCGCAACGACAATCCGTTGACGGCTCCGATCACCGTCGACCCGGTCAACGGCTACGACCCCGCAGAGGTCACCGCACCGGCCACTCAGGCGGCGTTCGGCGGCGCGGCAGATCCGCTGTCGCAGCTGCTGTCCGGACTTCAGTACGTGCTGAACAACCAGCCCCAGCCCGGCTCACAACCCGGCCCAACCCACCCCGAGCAGCACGCATCCGACCACGGCCAGTAG
- a CDS encoding GAP family protein, protein MWIPLLAMAIAVSLEPFRIGMTVLMINRPRPVLQLAAFLTGGYAMGTTVGVIVLFLLRPAVGSAHFTLPRVQIAVGAVVLANAALVATGVLGGRRDPDGPMGLFDRALATVTSRGRQLLSGRSLWTAGVAGLGIALPSVDYLAALALIAASGAATAVQFGALLLFNLVAFTLVEIPLVCYLVAPDRTRATLQALYDWVRAQGRRGVAVLLAVVGCVLLGVGWAGL, encoded by the coding sequence ATGTGGATACCGCTCCTGGCGATGGCCATTGCCGTCAGCCTCGAGCCCTTCCGGATCGGCATGACGGTGCTGATGATCAACCGGCCCCGGCCGGTGCTGCAACTGGCCGCCTTCCTCACCGGTGGTTATGCGATGGGCACGACCGTGGGCGTGATCGTGCTGTTTCTGCTGCGGCCCGCCGTGGGGTCCGCCCATTTCACGCTGCCCCGGGTGCAGATCGCGGTCGGTGCGGTGGTGCTGGCCAACGCGGCGCTGGTCGCCACCGGTGTGCTGGGCGGTAGGCGCGACCCCGACGGGCCGATGGGCCTGTTCGACCGCGCGTTGGCGACGGTGACGAGCCGTGGCCGGCAACTGCTCAGCGGCCGATCGCTGTGGACGGCGGGTGTCGCGGGGCTGGGCATCGCGCTGCCTTCCGTCGACTATCTCGCGGCGCTCGCGCTCATCGCCGCCTCTGGTGCTGCGACGGCAGTGCAGTTCGGCGCGCTGCTGCTGTTCAACCTGGTGGCGTTCACGCTCGTGGAGATCCCGCTGGTGTGCTACCTGGTGGCCCCGGACCGCACCCGCGCGACGCTGCAGGCGCTGTACGACTGGGTGCGGGCGCAGGGCCGGCGCGGGGTGGCGGTGCTACTGGCCGTGGTCGGATGCGTGCTGCTCGGGGTGGGTTGGGCCGGGTTGTGA